DNA sequence from the Methanofollis formosanus genome:
TGACGAAACAGGCGACGACCAGACGCTGCCCGGTGAACGAGGGCATCGTCGAGTTCTGTGGCATCAGGATCCCGGCCCGCCCGATGGTCGGAGTAATCGGCGTCGCCGGAGACGAAGAAGTCTCCTGCGGCAACCCGGGCAGGCACGGCGGCAACCTTGACACCACGCTCATCGGTGCCGGCGCAACCCTCTACCTCCCGGTCTTCCATGAGGGCGGCCTGCTCGCGCTCGGCGACGTCCATGCGGTCATGGGCGACGGCGAGGCCTGCGTCGCCGCCTGCGAGGTGCCGGCCGAGGTCACCGTGGAAGTCGACCTCTGCAAGGATCTCGCCCCGGCCTGGCCGGTCGTCGAGACTGAGGACGCCTTCTCGATCCTGGTCTCCAACGAGGACCTGGCCGCGGCCTTTGAAGAGGGGTTCGCCTGTGCCGTCCGCGCCCTTGCGAAGGCCAACGACCTCTCCTGGGAGGACGCCTATATGCTCGCAAGCCTCGTCGTCGACGCCGGAGTGAGCCAGCTCGTCAACCCGAGAAAGACCGTTCGGGTACGTATCCCAAAGACCCACGTCTCGCTCGGGGCGCTCCTCGAGGCGCTGCATACGGAGGCATAAATGGCCGAACAACTCGACCGCGTCCTGAATATGCGCGATCTTCTCGCCTTCGGGATCATCACCATGGTCCCCATCGCCCCGATGGGGATCTACGGGATCGTCGCCGTCCTCTCCGAAGGGCACGTCCCGCTCGTCTACCTCCTCGCTGCGATCGTCATGTCGGTCACCGCCTGGGTCTACGGGCAGTGTTCACGCCGTTTCCCTGAGGCCGGATCGGCCTATGCCTATGTGCGAGAGACGTTCGGCCCCCATATCGGGTTCATAGCCGGGTG
Encoded proteins:
- a CDS encoding acetamidase/formamidase family protein, whose translation is MQRSFHQIHDDRCIFAFGPSNNTVETVGPGSIVRFKTLDCFSNQITAEDQFVTGIDFSRVNPATGPVAIEGAVRGDALRVKILDIAPGAFGTIVTVPDAGVLGALTKQATTRRCPVNEGIVEFCGIRIPARPMVGVIGVAGDEEVSCGNPGRHGGNLDTTLIGAGATLYLPVFHEGGLLALGDVHAVMGDGEACVAACEVPAEVTVEVDLCKDLAPAWPVVETEDAFSILVSNEDLAAAFEEGFACAVRALAKANDLSWEDAYMLASLVVDAGVSQLVNPRKTVRVRIPKTHVSLGALLEALHTEA